GGGCACTCCTTAATTGACATTCTTAGTGATGTACAGCAGCTTACAATTCTGTGCATCGCGATAGATGCACAGAATTCAGGACATAATACAAATGCAGAACACACCAATACTGGTAACCACAGGGGAAATTACTGGTAACAACTGTGGGAAAGTCAAGAATGAGTTCCTGGTCCGGCACAGCCAGAGTATccaacattgacctttgaatGGACTAAAATAGTAACATTCAGAATATTGCCATGTGAAAGGAGGTATTGACTGGTCATTCATTGTCCAGTCTTCAGGGAGGTTTAGTAATCTGTACCCAGCAACATTCTGCAGCAGTACAGATAATCAGCCGAGGTGAATTGTGCATCATAGTTAGTTCATTGCTCCCCTTGTCTAGGGGAAATCTCAGAATTCTTTGTAAGGGATGGAACTGAACAAGTAAATGCCCAACCCTGCCTTGCATTTCGGGTCTCGGTGTGGGAAGGGAAATGGGAGGATAGCTTCCTTGGCTACTTCCCCACAGAGGATACAACACCCACAAGTCAGTTGTGCTCCAAATCTATCACAATTGTACAAAAGCAGAAAAGATCATTGAAATAATTGGAGAATaagaactgttttaaataaaTGGGTCCTGTTACTTTGGAAAAGGTTGGAGACATTTACCCGCAATATCACTTCCCCACCCTGTACTGAACCAGTACTCAATGTGGCAACACTTCCCCACTTCTCTTTTCCTCTATTCCATATTAGTCCTTAACAGTATCAGATTAATAAATAGATGCCGATTGGTGATGCAGTCTCTGTATTCGGTTTTCAAAGCTTTTAACAGTTTGACTGACATAAGTTATGGATTGGTCAAATTCTTATTGGTCAAATCCCCATGATATATTGATTAAACATTGCCACGTGCAAGCTGCCATCAAAAACCTCAAGCCTTAAACATGATACTGAGAGAATGAGGTAGATCtctgtgcatcccattttgaCAGGTATGCTTCTCACCATCTCTGATCCTCTGAAAATCTTGGCTCTTCtgaatggaatgcactgtctggaaaaaAGGCAGAGGCTAGAGGCATTCAAATggacattggatggttatttggataaaaaCAATATGCAAGAATatgggggaagtgggggggggggggggaagaggcaggagaatggaactgGGGGTgatgatgctcatttaatgagcCTGTGCaggcacaaggggctgaatggcttcctgctgtgccacaacatTTCTGTGAATGATGTATCATCCACTGCATAGACGCTCAAGAGCTGAATCACTTTACAAAGAAATACAAAGTGCCGTTAAACTACCGGCCACAGAAGACGGGCTGGAACGTGGGATTAGGCTGGATTGCTCTTTCTGGGCCACTGCAGACActagggggctgaatggcctctttctctgcTGAAAATGTTTCCATCTTCCTGCGATCAACCGGCGTTATAATTTGGTGAAACTGGAAACAGCAGCAAGGTAATTTGGCAACCTCTAAGGCAGACTGAGGTTGAGGTAAACTGTGTAAGATGACTTACGCCAAATCAGAAATTTGAAAGTCATATATTACTAGGAAAACAGCTTGCtgcaagagatttttttttgtgaaaggcTCTTGGGAGTGCTGTTTCTTTCGATGCGAAGTGTTGACTAGTGCCCAAACAGGTAGCTAAGAATGCATCACCAACTTACTGGCTTAAAGTTAAACTGTTTCACAGCAACTCAGTAAACATGAGAAACCAGCTGAGTTCAGCAAGTCTTATCCTGAGACAGAAAAGTATTTGGCTGATCATCTACAGCATTCACCTGCCAGTGCAGCCCCTGCTGAACACTTCAAATGGATTTCAAGATTAAAAAGGCAAGTGGTTCAGATTTCTTCCTTCTGAGAGCGAATTGAAAAGCCAGTTCTCCTCATCCTCAGAGGGCTCGGGTTTTAGTTCAACCCCATTTCTTtcgcaaaaaaaatcaatcaatttgATATTCAGAATCATCGTCCATTGGCAGCACCATTGTCTGTTAGATGACAGGAAACCACTGTTAATTAATAAATTCAGTCAAACACAGATCACTGATAGTCACACATTCTTGTAAGTGCACAGAACTTGCCATACTCTAAACAACACAGATcccagttagagtcatagagatgtacagcattctaacagacccttcagtccaacttgtccatgccgaccagatattctgaattaatctagtcccatttgccggcatttggtccatatccatctacACCCTTCCTAATCAAacgcccatccagatgcttttaaaatgctgtaattgtaccagcctccaccactacctctggcagctcattccatacacacacaccagcctctgcatgaaaatgttgcccttcaggtcccttttaaatctttcccctcccaccttaaatctatgactcctagctttggactcccctatcctggggaaaagaccctgactattcaccctatccatgcccatcatgatattataaacctctttcaggtcactcctcagcctccaacactccaggggaaatagccccagcctattcggcctctccctctcgctcacacttgcaatcctggcaacatgcttgtaaatatttCCTGAACAGTTTCAAGTTTCACCTTGTACACTTAGAATGGCTGCCAATGGACTTGATTACATGGTGCAGGACTGAGGGTATGCTGCTTTGTCAGTTGGCATCGTTTGGGTGAGCACACTGGCCCAAGAAAGTGGATCTAAAAGCTCCAGTGGCGCTATTGTCTAAAGTTCTCCAGGCTCCCTAGCCAACTCTTCTCCCTCCCTCATCACTGCTTCattaatggccttccctccatcagaaggggagatggtcgctgatgattgcacaacattcagcaccagtcacgactcctcagatactgaggtgGTCCATGCCCAAATACAAAAAGACCTTGGAAAATATCCAGACCTGGGCTGAATAGTGGCATGTGGGGAGGCACTGGCTCAGCtgtattattgctaggctattaatccagaaactcagctaatattctggggactggggttcaaatcccaatgtGGCAGAGGGTGGTATTTAACTTCAGTGAAGAacctggaattatgagtctaatgatgacaatgaaaccattgccaattctCAGAAAAGATCATgtggtttactaatatcctttggggaaagaattctgccacccttacctggtctggcctacatatgactcttaactgctgtctgggcaattaatgcgtagccagtgacacctcaccccatgaatggataaagattttttaaaaagtctggcaACAGTCAGAAAGAGGGTGTTTGTACTGGGAGGGCCCACAGGGGTTACAAAGGATGTTTGCTTGTACTCCCACGTCAGCAATGAGGACCTGACTGAAGATGACATTAATCCGCATGAGGAAGGGATACCTATTGAAGCTGGTCCACTCACCCATCCACCATTCTCCTGGAGCCAGGGCACAAACATGTCCATGTACTGCATGCTATAGCCCATCAGCTGCTGCACTGGGTGGCTGCTGATCCCAGCCACTCTTCGTGTGAGCTCCATGGTCAGTGCGATCTTCGTCAACTCGGGAGTGGCTGTTGGACCCCCATGCTGCTCTTCAACGTTGGCTGTGAAGGCCTCCACCAAATGGGAGAAGCTCCTGTAAGACATGCGGTTCATGGTGCGTTGAAGCACTGGGTCTTCCTTCATCTATGGGGACAGAGAACTTAACATAAAACAAGTTTCGGCTTCAACACATATTTCCAGAAAAGGTCTTGCAGCTCCATTTACTTTCAACACCTTTGGAACCATGCCTCCGATTATTTTGCCACAAATTTTGGGGAACAGGTTTTACTTTGTAGGGCGTAAATTTACAGTGAGCGCAGGGGAGGAGACGTGACAGCTTGGCAAACCCCCAATCCCCCCCCCGATGGGAAAGTCAGTGGTGAGAATAGAACAgccagtggatgctggatcagtcaCTTGTTTGAAATGCGAGATTTGTTAAGTAAAGGTATGAAAGGATATGCACCAAAGGCCAGACAGGCCACAgatccaccatttaatgagatcatgttGAACAgagtcaaggggctgaatggcctactcccgtttCTATGAGTAACAGGAATTGCAAGACTGTTCAGGTTTGGGCAATGAAATTTCATCAGGGCTTAATCTGTTTCACCAGGGAGTTTAATTATTTCGCACACTCTCTTGTTAAGACTGTAACTCAATGCTTTGtagaactccctctctaacagcatcgtgggtctgcctacagcacatagactgcagcggttcaagaaggcagttcacccccaccttctcaagtggcacattgggatggacaataaatgctggcccagccaatgacgtCCATGAGAGAATGCATCCCATGCTTGTTGAGGGCGAGCTCAACAATGAACCCATCGTCAGCAAGATCCCTCCCCCTCCAGCTCAGCCCCTCTATTCCCTTCACCCACTAGAAGATGTGTCAAACATAAACTGTCGGGACCTGGAGCACTCCCCCTCAGATTGTAAAGGGGAGTGGTCACTGATTTGATACTAAATTCCAGAACAATTTGGCGATTAGCAACTTCCAGAAGTACGGACAATGTGGGACTGAGCCCAATTGTTCTCTCAAAGGGGAAGCACAGATGTGATGGGCAGAATATCCTCCTGTGTCACCCTTTTAATCATGAAGACTGCCCCAAAAGCAGCGAAAGCTGGAACAGAGTCACTGTCGGCTCCCTCAGGTAAGATTTCCATGTCAACTAGACCCCACCTCATGGCTGCCTCTCACCTTCTCATTGATTCCATCTCCTTGTTGCTGTAGCAACAATACAATCTTCTCAATCATCTTGTCCTTGTCTGTTGCTGCATTCTGTTGGACATTATTGCCCCCTGAATTAATCAAACGAGAGCAGACATCAGCAGGCGGTACTGTACCGACACTGAGTGAATGTGGAATCATTCCAATTCACTTGGACACCATGCAAAACCAGagggaaggatatgggccaaacacatgcaaatgggactagtttagtttgagaaacctgCTTGGCTTGGACGAGTTAGACAgaagggtcggtttccatgctgCGTGACTATGGCTCACATCTTCCTTATTTGGACCACTATCCAACTCTCAGATCTTTCCACAGACTCAAGGAAGGAGGAAGGGAAGCACAGGTGGGAAGAGACAACCCTGGCCCACCAGAAATGCGAGAAGTTCAAAGTTCTCCTGGAACCTTTTGAAGAAATGTTAGAAAGGAACATTCCCTTGTGTAGTCAACTCCACCCCCAACAACAAACATTCTTATTTCCTGGTGAGCCAGATGTCAGAGTTCCGTCCCCGCCATCTCCACCATCCCCAACCCTTCAATGCTGCCTTTCCCCTCAACACCCATTTCTCTGGGTACCACAGCCCCTTCCTCCTGCCCCAGTGGAGCTCAAAGACCCCTCCCTTCTTAGCCTCCCACTCTCGTGGGCTGGGAGCCTAGTGCCGTTCCTCCCTCCATTAGCCCCTTGGCCCGGAGCTCCCCCAACTCTtcaaccctccccctcacacacctcaaaccccacccagGTCTTGAGACAGCACTTACCTATTTCTGGTATACGGTTCTCAATGCTTGGGCTTAGCCGGTCAATGTCTGACTGCGCACAGTATTGCTGTGCTAACTTATCCAGCTTCTTTGCCACTTTCGAATAGAATTCCACATTTTCATTTTGGGCCGATCCTGGAAACAATTCAAAAAAAGTTCGAGGTGAACAGCAAGGTGGATGCAAAGTCGAAAAATTCACTCGCGGGAGGCTTAGAAGTGAGTCAGTGTTGGTCACAGCCTAGTCCATGTATCCCATTCAGAAAGTTCAGGACTCAAATCCCATGCCACATATTCAAGCACAAAATGCCAAGTGCAGAGCTGAGGGCATGCTGCACCACTGCATTTTGGTTCAAACTTAAATTGAAGCCTTGTCCACCTATCACGGTTTTGATGGCCAGAACATgggcggcatagtggctcagtggttagcactgcagcctctcagcaccagggacccgggttcaattgccgccttgggtaactgtctgtgcggagtttgcacattctccccgtgtctgcgtgggttttctctgggtgctccggtttcctcccatagtccagagatgtgcaggttaggtggattagccatggtaaatttcccatagtgttcaggggtgtgtgggttatcgggggatgggtctgggtgggatgcgtcaaggggcagtatggacttgttgggctgaaggacctgtttccacactgtaggcaatctaatctaaaCGTGTCCCTCAAATTCACAATGACATCAACAAGAAACAGATCATCTGGATAGATATAGAAAAGATGCTTCCGTTTGccggagggggtggggggtaagagTTGCTGAAGTTGGACCTGGGTTGACcaaatcagaagtcacataacaccaggacCAATCACTGAGCATGTTCAAGACAGCAACTGATCGATTTCTGCAGATTAACGGCAGATTGGGAAATGGGAacagtgcagggaaatggtgcTGGTTGGTCATGGTCTGGCTGAATGGTGCAGTACACTCTATGGGTCAAATAACCTGCCACTGCTCCTATTTGTTCCATTTTACATTTGGTTAATGTTGCCGGgtacggaaggtttgagttataaagaaaggatggataggctgtgactttaTGTTTCCCCGTTGCAATGTAGGAGATTGTGAGGTGGCATTACAgaggtgcataaaatcatgaggggtatagacagggttaatggtagatGTCTATTCCCTAGGATAGAGGATTTCAAGACatggggacacatttttaaggtgagaggaaagagattttggagagagataaaaagacatgggggcaatttttttttaaaaacacagagggtggtttgtgtgtggagtgaactcctagaggaagtggtggatgggggtacagttacaacatttaaaagacatctggataagtacatgaataggaagggtttggagggatatgggccaagagcaggcaggtgggactagtttagtttgggattatggatggcatggacttgttggactgaagggtctgtttctgtgctgtatgactctgtgaaagGTTGGTGTGACACTGGGCCATATCAGAAATGTGCCATTCAACAACACTAGctaatgaaaataaaactgacaaaaaaaaagtgaccagTTGGTGTGACACAAATTCCCAACAACATCTTGTTgctgccatggttggatttgaactcatgaccccaggATAAgcaattactagtccagtaacgcGACCATGATACCGCTGCCTCCCCTGCACGTAAGCCTCTGCTCTTCCGTCCTCAGCAAACTCAATCAATACACCCATCCTGCCTCTCAGGACAGGTCTCTGCTGTCTGCCTCAACTACTCTGTGTGATAGCATGTCCCACATTCTCAGCACTCCAAACAAAGAACAAGGGTAGGCTACTTGctcctcaagcctactccacttttcaataagatcgtggccgatcggattttaacctcaactctatgTTCCTGCACCTCGCCGATCACCCTTCATGTCCTTTGCCATCAAGTatctatctaactctgccttaagtgttgtttaaaaaaaaaatccacttccattcccttttgaggaagggaattccaaagactctcaaccctcagagagaaaaaaaaattcctcatctctgtcctaaatgggtgACTTTTTATATTTAAACAATGACTCCCTAGTTCTCcgacaaggggaaacatccttttccACATCCAGTCAGTCAAATCCACAAaggatcttgtatatttcaattaagtcacctctgactcttctaaactccaaaggatACAGGCCCAGCCTGTCTGGTCTTTCCTCATCaagcaatccactcattccattGATTAGCCTGCTCAACGTTCTATaaattgcttccaatgcattaacatccttctgtaaatACAACGCAAGGTAATACtgatgaggcctcaccaatgctctgtgtaactgaaaaccaagagaactggggatgctgtaaatcaggaacaaaaacagaaattgctggaaaagctcagcaggtctggtagcaactgtgaaggaaaaatcagagttaggaAAATCAGGAACCAGCTccgaggaaaggtcactcgatctgaaacattaacactaatttctctccacggatgctgccaggcctgctgagcttttccagcaatttctgttctggtttctggtttacagcatctacaactcatttggtttttatttgattcATCAATGGAACTGCCCTGCCTTTCAATTCTACCCCTCTGAAGAGAGGTCTCTTCAAAAAGGGGCCCAATAAACATAGGAGGGAGAGCTCACCCTTGTCCATGCTGCTCATCCGGTCAGTCATTAGGTGTAGCGTGTTGGGCCTGGAAGGCCTGGGCTCCTGGTCTTTCTCCAGCATGACAGAAGCATCTTCAATTTTCCCTTGTGAATGTTTTCTAAACAAGCTTAACAGTCTCTTAGTGCCACTCTTCCTGGAGCTTTGTTTACTGACCTCCTCTGTAGCCTCTTCCTTCGCATTGGAAATGACTGTCTCTATTGAACTGTGTGCACCAGAGATTAAGTGGTTCGGACTCTTTTGCCTTTTCATTGAATTAGCCTTTGAATCACTTTTGCTGCCATGCTTCCCAGATCCCTCATCTTCGAGCAGCTCTAAAGAATCCTTGGACTTTTTGACAGATTTCTCGCTGCTCTTTATCTTCCGCTGCCGCCTGATCAGTCTCTTGATAGTTGTCCTGAAGCCATGCTTTTTCTCTTCAGCCTTGGCAATTTCTTCATCTGTGGTATCCCAGCCGTCATTGTCCTCAGCTCCGTCCATTCGCTTCAGGCTCCTCTTTTTCTCCTCTTCCGCTTCCCGCTCCAAGCTCCCTTTATGATTCGACTTTCGTCGGATGTGTGCCTTCACGGCCGAGTTAGAATCCGAACACTTGGGACTCCTTttagaaaaggaaaaggaaattttAAATATACACAGtaccaaagttttttttaagaaaatatatatatatttattcaTGGGGTGCGGGCATCTCTGGCCgggctcacattttattgcccagAGCACAGCGAAAAggcaaccacgttgctgtggatccAGAGTCAcgtgtatgccagaccaggtaaaaacaacagatttcattccctgaaggacattaatgaaagaGACCAGGAGCCAATGTGGGTCAGGGAGTACGGGGAAGTAGGATCATGCTGAGTTTTGGGTGATATCAGgtttgagtcatacagcatggaaatagacacttCGGTCAAACCCATCCAGGCTGACccggtatcctaaattaatctagtcccatttgccagcatttggcccatatctctgtaaagccttcctattcatgtacccatccagatgcttttttgAATGAGTTAAAACTGGGTGTAATGTCTTATGAAACTTACATCTTGGATTGACTGCCAAAAATGATTTTTCTTACATTTATAATTGAACTAGATAAACAATGGTCATCGCTAAACttctaaatttcagatttttactgaattcaaattccatcaccttccgtggcaggatttgaaccagagtCCCCCAGGGTCTTGACAATAATGAtcgcgataataccactggagcATTGTCCCCTTCCTGGTAACAGGGAAGGCAGTCACGGACTGCGATCGCTGGCGAATCAGGGGTCGTAgtgtgattttgttttggttcattcacaggatagcggtgttgctggctaggctataACCTATtgtccatcccagagggcagttgagagtcaactacattgctgtgggtctggagtcacatgtaggccagaccaggaaagcacagcagtttccttccctgaagcaaACAAGatgggtttctcctgacaattgacaatggattcatggtcatcattagactcttaattccggacttttattgaattcaaattccaccaaacaTGGAATCCCAGGGTATATGGTTCAATGGATGAAAGTCAattaatggtccagtgataatacgaCTAGGCCCATCGCCTCATTGATAGGGGGTTGACACATTGCAGTTTTGGGTGGGAGAGGGCaggggaggggtgagggtggtgtgCTGGAGTAAATGGTCAGGAGAGGCGGAATTGAAGGAAAGTCAAGACTACAAGCCTTCTTTAACCCCAAGCTAAGAGACTGGATTTGCTTGGATACAGCAGTTGGTACATGGATAATGTAattgacccccccacccccacccccgcaaagGCCTCATTCCACACAATCTTTGCAACAGTTCTCATCCCATTCCTCAACTGCTTCGCCACTCTAGTGGGTAAAACATCAGCGAGACTCGGATGGAATTCCTAGGCtggaattctttgtttttttattattcatccaCAGGGTGAGGGCATCTCCGGCTCGGGTATTTATTgcaaatccctaattgcccagacggcagtccagagtcaaccccattgctgtgggtctggagtcacatgtaggccagaccaggtaaggacagcagtttccttccctaaagggcatgagtgaaccagatggggttttctgacaattgacaatatagtcatggttatcattagactcttaattccagacttataTTGAACgtaacttccaccatctgctgtagcaggatttgagcctgggtcAGTGAAATATTCCCTGGgggttctggattaataatccagtgataatagcaTTAGGCTATTGTCTCCCCCTAATACTGTGCAATCTGAATGTtgccttcccccccaccacccactgtcgGCCAAGAGATGTTTCCCTCAGCGACCTTGAAGATGACGTCAAGCCTTCTAACACGATGAGACTTACGTTGAAATGAACTTCCTGCTGTCATGGTAGTATCGACCGACATGCCCAACATTCTTAGCTTCTTCCAACATCACCATCCTCTGGAGGAAGGCCTCCATTACTAGCTTGGTTTCATTCTTTAGGACTATCAGGCTGTGCCTCTCCTCGCTGTACTGTTTATTCACCACCATCCTGTGATCCTGAGAGTCTGTTCCCATTACGGAGCTAAAGGAGAgaacagaaataggagcagtCATGCACCATTCAACATCTTGCAATAAACAGAAACAGCAGAAAGTTTCAAGTATAATAGCCAGGAACCTTAATTGGAAATGGAAGCCGCAATCAAGTATTTTGTCCTTGGAATGCATTATAGGAAGGAATGGCCTTCCATATGGGCACAAATACAACAatttcattcactgcatgccCGAGTTGTCTCAatcttgcttgccttcattgctcagaactttaagtataggagttggggatgtcatgttgtggttgtacaggatgttagtgaggcctcttctggaacatggtgtccagttctggttgccttgctgttagaagggtattattaagctagagagggctcagaagagatttaccaggatgttgccaggtatggaaggtttgaattataaagaaaagctgggacCTTTTCACcggagggtaggaggttgagtGATGCATTTACGAAATTATAATTAAAGAGGTATAGTTAGAGTTaacgataatgaaatgtgaggctggatgaacacagcaggccaagcagcatctcaggagcacaaaagctgacgtttccggcctagacccttcatcagaaagggggatggggtgagggttctggaataaatagggagagagggggaggcggaccgaagatggagagaaaagaagataggtggagaggagagtataggtggggaggtagggaggggataggtcagtccaggaaagacggacaggtcaaggaggtgggatgaggttagtaggtaggagatggaggcgcggcttggggtgggaggaagggatgggtgagaggaagaacaggttagggaggcagagacaggttggactggttttgggatgcagtgggtggaggggaagagctgggttggttgtgtggtgcagtggggggaggagacaaactgggctggttttgggatgcggtgggggaaggggagattttgaagctggtgaagtccacattgataccattgggctgcagggttcccaagcggaatatgagttgctgttcctgcaaccttcgggtggcatcattgtggcactgcaggaggcccatgatggacatgtcatcgaaagaatgggagggggagtggaaatggtttgcgactgggaggtgcagttgtttattgcgaaccaagcggaggtgttctgcaaagcggtccccaagcctccgcttggtttccccaatgtagaggaagccacaccgggtacagtggatgcagtataccacattggcagatgtgcaagtgaacctctgcttaatgtggaaagtcatcttggggccttgggataggggtgagggaggaggtgtgggggcaagtgtagcatttcctgcggttgcaggggaaggtgctgggtgtggtggggttggagggcagtgtggagcgaacaagggagtcacggagagagtggtctctccggaaagcagacaagggtggggatggaaaaatgtcttgggtggtggggtcggattgtagatggcggaagtgtcggaggatgatgcgttgtatccggaagttggtggggtggtgtgtgagaacgagggggatcctctttgggtggttttggtgggggcggggtgtgagggatgagttgcgggaaatgcggtcaatggcgttctcgaccgtgggcggaaagttgcggtccttgaagaacttggacatctgggatg
This is a stretch of genomic DNA from Stegostoma tigrinum isolate sSteTig4 chromosome 38, sSteTig4.hap1, whole genome shotgun sequence. It encodes these proteins:
- the bcl2l12 gene encoding uncharacterized protein bcl2l12 isoform X1 gives rise to the protein MWNWFNLLLSHVPRYSEKCCFACQPDKSYLTSVMGTDSQDHRMVVNKQYSEERHSLIVLKNETKLVMEAFLQRMVMLEEAKNVGHVGRYYHDSRKFISTSPKCSDSNSAVKAHIRRKSNHKGSLEREAEEEKKRSLKRMDGAEDNDGWDTTDEEIAKAEEKKHGFRTTIKRLIRRQRKIKSSEKSVKKSKDSLELLEDEGSGKHGSKSDSKANSMKRQKSPNHLISGAHSSIETVISNAKEEATEEVSKQSSRKSGTKRLLSLFRKHSQGKIEDASVMLEKDQEPRPSRPNTLHLMTDRMSSMDKGSAQNENVEFYSKVAKKLDKLAQQYCAQSDIDRLSPSIENRIPEIGGNNVQQNAATDKDKMIEKIVLLLQQQGDGINEKMKEDPVLQRTMNRMSYRSFSHLVEAFTANVEEQHGGPTATPELTKIALTMELTRRVAGISSHPVQQLMGYSMQYMDMFVPWLQENGGWTMVLPMDDDSEYQID
- the bcl2l12 gene encoding apoptosis facilitator Bcl-2-like protein 14 isoform X2 translates to MGTDSQDHRMVVNKQYSEERHSLIVLKNETKLVMEAFLQRMVMLEEAKNVGHVGRYYHDSRKFISTSPKCSDSNSAVKAHIRRKSNHKGSLEREAEEEKKRSLKRMDGAEDNDGWDTTDEEIAKAEEKKHGFRTTIKRLIRRQRKIKSSEKSVKKSKDSLELLEDEGSGKHGSKSDSKANSMKRQKSPNHLISGAHSSIETVISNAKEEATEEVSKQSSRKSGTKRLLSLFRKHSQGKIEDASVMLEKDQEPRPSRPNTLHLMTDRMSSMDKGSAQNENVEFYSKVAKKLDKLAQQYCAQSDIDRLSPSIENRIPEIGGNNVQQNAATDKDKMIEKIVLLLQQQGDGINEKMKEDPVLQRTMNRMSYRSFSHLVEAFTANVEEQHGGPTATPELTKIALTMELTRRVAGISSHPVQQLMGYSMQYMDMFVPWLQENGGWTMVLPMDDDSEYQID